From a single Notolabrus celidotus isolate fNotCel1 chromosome 7, fNotCel1.pri, whole genome shotgun sequence genomic region:
- the LOC117815361 gene encoding B-cell lymphoma/leukemia 11A-like → MSRRKQGKPQHLSKREFSPEPLSGVLPEDVSQDSPGLGEDQGEPLKGDQDLLTCGQCHSRFPLADILLFIEHKRRQCHGSLCADKPLDRPPSSPLASPLSTSSMHSRTHQQHPRRVYHPVEVAVQVSPRDEDCLSAPLQGIIPKQENITDKDEPSSYTCTTCKQPFTSAWFLLQHAQNTHGFRIYLESEPGSPLTPRVAAAPGMGGDCASQPPLHAVHLADGSPYSLLRMPGSGSGRDSASTPREGRYPRTPPLFSPPPRHHLSPDDLALATHHPSAFDRVMRLNSVPLEAPPSMDFSRRLRELAGNATGASPPLSPNRPSPMQRLLQPFQPGSKPPFSATPPLSTSQSPSGARSTPNPVSNTVQPSTPLKAKSCEFCGKTFKFQSNLIVHRRSHTGEKPFKCHLCNHACTQASKLKRHMKTHCQSKSSVVNAKSDDGLSTASSPEPGTSDLIGSATDALKSVVAKFKSENNGILSENGEEEEEEEEEEEEEEEEEEEEEEEEEEGEEEEEEMDSKTEVEEAEGKNDYRFSLRLEGARHHQNSDALHPRHRSLSRDQGDEESGMDPDLAVDGTTKNVNGIGPLSSDRLSRKLLDGGESPVSLSPLSKRIKVENDIDPPMATIPNTENVYSQWLAGYAASRQLKDPFISFTGGDSRQSPFASSSEHSSENGSLRFSTPPGELDGERAASGRSGTGSGASTPHGGSGNGRPSSKESRRSDTCEYCGKVFKNCSNLTVHRRSHTGERPYKCELCSYACAQSSKLTRHMKTHGQMGKDVYKCEICHMPFSVYSTLEKHMKKWHSDRPLANDIKTE, encoded by the exons CTGAACCGCTGTCAGGCGTTTTACCCGAAGACGTCTCTCAGGACTCCCCCGGGCTGGGCGAGGATCAGGGTGAGCCCCTCAAAGGGGACCAGGACCTGCTGACCTGTGGCCAGTGCCACTCCCGCTTCCCCCTGGCCGACATCCTGCTGTTCATTGAACACAAACGGAGGCAGTGCCACGGGAGCCTCTGTGCAGACAAACCTCTGGACAGGCCGCCCTCCTCCCCGCTCGCCTCCCCCCTCTCCACGTCCTCCATGCACTCACGGACCCACCAACAGCACCCGCGGAGGGTGTACCACCCAGTAGAGGTGGCAGTTCAGGTGTCGCCGCGGGATGAGGATTGTTTATCTGCACCCTTGCAAGGAATAATCCCTAAGCAGGAGAATatcacag ATAAAGATGAGCCCAGCAGCTACACCTGCACCACCTGTAAGCAGCCTTTCACCAGTGCCTGGTTCCTGCTCCAGCATGCCCAGAACACCCACGGTTTCCGCATCTATCTGGAAAGTGAACCTGGCAGCCCCCTCACCCCTCGCGTGGCTGCAGCTCCTGGGATGGGTGGTGACTGTGCCTCCCAGCCTCCTCTCCATGCTGTCCACCTAGCTGATGGCAGTCCTTACAGCCTCCTGAGGATGCCGGGCTCCGGTTCTGGTCGGGATTCAGCATCCACGCCTCGTGAGGGTCGCTACCCCCGAACCCCACCGCTGTTCAGCCCGCCACCACGACACCACCTCAGCCCTGATGACCTGGCACTGGCAACCCACCATCCTAGCGCCTTTGACAGGGTGATGAGGCTCAACTCAGTGCCACTAGAAGCCCCTCCCAGCATGGACTTTTCTAGGCGTCTACGTGAGCTGGCTGGAAATGCAACTGGGGCTTCCCCGCCTCTCTCCCCTAACAGGCCCAGCCCTATGCAACGGCTGCTGCAGCCATTTCAGCCAGGTTCTAAGCCTCCATTTTCAGCTACACCTCCCCTCTCCACTTCTCAGTCACCTTCTGGTGCACGATCCACCCCCAATCCTGTGTCCAATACGGTACAACCGAGCACTCCTCTCAAGGCAAAGTCTTGTGAGTTCTGCGGGAAGACTTTCAAGTTCCAGAGCAACCTAATAGTTCATCGGCGTAGCCACACTGGGGAAAAGCCATTTAAGTGTCACCTCTGTAACCATGCCTGCACCCAAGCCAGCAAACTGAAGCGACACATGAAGACACACTGTCAGAGCAAGTCTTCTGTGGTGAATGCCAAGTCAGACGATGGCCTTTCCACTGCAAGCTCCCCCGAACCTGGTACAAGTGATCTGATAGGCAGCGCCACAGACGCTCTAAAGTCAGTGGTGGCCAAGTTCAAGAGTGAAAACAATGGCATATTGTCTGAaaatggagaagaagaggaggaagaagaggaggaggaggaagaggaggaagaagaggaggaggaggaagaagaggaggaggaagagggggaggaggaggaggaggaaatggaCAGCAAGACTGAAGTGGAAGAAGCAGAGGGAAAAAATGACTATCGTTTTAGCCTTCGATTGGAAGGGGCTCGCCACCACCAGAACAGCGATGCACTGCACCCGCGTCACCGAAGCTTGTCCCGGGACCAGGGTGACGAAGAATCAGGCATGGACCCAGACCTAGCAGTTGACGGAACCACTAAAAACGTCAACGGCATAGGACCTCTATCATCTGACAGACTGTCAAGGAAGCTGCTGGACGGAGGAGAAAGCCCTGTCTCTCTCAGTCCCCTGTCCAAGCGTATAAAGGTGGAGAATGACATCGACCCCCCCATGGCCACCATCCCAAACACAGAGAACGTTTACTCCCAGTGGCTTGCTGGTTATGCTGCCTCACGACAACTCAAGGACCCCTTCATCAGCTTCACAGGTGGGGACTCCAGACAATCGCCCTTTGCCTCCTCATCTGAGCACTCTTCAGAAAATGGCAGCTTGCGCTTCTCCACCCCGCCAGGCGAGCTGGATGGGGAACGGGCTGCCTCAGGACGCAGTGGAACCGGCAGCGGGGCTAGCACTCCCCATGGCGGCAGCGGCAACGGCAGGCCGAGCTCTAAAGAGAGTCGACGCAGTGACACTTGTGAGTATTGCGGCAAGGTGTTCAAGAACTGCAGCAACTTGACAGTGCACAGACGCAGCCACACTGGGGAGCGACCCTATAAGTGTGAGCTGTGCAGCTATGCGTGCGCCCAGAGCTCAAAGCTCACCCGCCACATGAAGACCCATGGACAGATGGGTAAGGACGTGTATAAATGTGAAATCTGCCACATGCCTTTCAGTGTATACAGCACTCTGgagaaacacatgaagaagTGGCACAGTGACCGCCCTCTGGCTAATGACATTAAGACTGAGTAG